One window from the genome of Bacteroidota bacterium encodes:
- the fabG gene encoding 3-oxoacyl-ACP reductase FabG, whose amino-acid sequence MGKLEGRVAIITGGAGGIGYATAQRFIAEGAAVVIADLRADTAAIDALDGQAVFVKTDVSDMTDVERLAAEVMAQFGKIDILVNNAGITRDKSLKKMTEADFDAVISVNLKGVFNCTKVVAPFMVEAGYGRIMNTASIVGVYGNFGQTNYAAAKAGVIGMTKTWMRELGRKGITVNAVAPGFIETDMIKTIPDEVIQGMIKSTPVQRAGKPEDIANAFLFLASEEASFVNGVVLHVDGGLAY is encoded by the coding sequence ATGGGAAAACTTGAAGGCCGCGTGGCCATTATTACAGGAGGTGCCGGCGGCATCGGTTATGCAACGGCGCAGCGATTTATAGCTGAAGGTGCTGCTGTAGTTATTGCAGACTTGCGGGCAGATACTGCTGCCATCGATGCGCTCGATGGTCAGGCCGTGTTTGTGAAAACGGATGTGTCTGACATGACCGATGTCGAACGGCTTGCAGCTGAGGTGATGGCGCAGTTTGGTAAAATTGATATCCTCGTCAACAATGCCGGCATCACACGCGATAAATCGCTCAAAAAAATGACCGAAGCTGACTTTGATGCGGTCATCAGCGTGAACTTGAAAGGTGTGTTCAACTGCACCAAAGTGGTCGCGCCTTTTATGGTTGAGGCAGGGTACGGTAGAATCATGAACACCGCGTCGATTGTTGGTGTGTACGGCAACTTTGGGCAGACGAACTACGCAGCCGCTAAAGCCGGTGTCATCGGCATGACAAAAACCTGGATGCGTGAGCTTGGGCGAAAAGGGATTACGGTCAACGCGGTTGCGCCCGGGTTTATTGAGACGGATATGATCAAGACGATTCCTGATGAGGTGATTCAGGGGATGATCAAAAGCACCCCCGTGCAGCGTGCCGGCAAGCCGGAAGACATTGCAAATGCGTTTCTCTTTCTGGCGTCAGAAGAGGCAAGCTTTGTGAATGGGGTGGTGCTGCATGTGGATGGGGGGCTGGCGTACTAG
- a CDS encoding M23/M56 family metallopeptidase → MSYLTEFLSHPALLHLGTWLLHFTWQAGLVGLLLWLAQPVLHKRSARVRYTTCWFALILMLALPTLTLVYPSALTTAPIEPVALPVAETSAGAHPSALPILPEAARHADNAFRMPALLTSLYQLRPYFVILWLLGVCVYAGTFQRGLARTHLLKHTGTPCREDTIARMMRRIADQMGILQRVVVRITDHIDQPVLIGWIKPVILLPAGMLTGLAPQQVEAILTHELAHIKRHDYALSVLQSVFETLFFFHPAVWWVSHRITIEREFCCDDLAVETMGSKATYLRALVTLETLRTTGLAASPALSMHDGSLLSRVRRLTTSAVSDPSPITRSRITLMFMLMFLLIASFVGNTSSADHTTPALLPSTPALIDAVVSNDSIPSLHPLKSKVKVTSGFGMRYHPVLKIRRMHAGVDFLARMGSDVYATAAGTIKEVAENNGRGKFIVIEHANGYLTSYSNLSLQSVKAGESIKKGQKIGESGNSGLSTGPHLHYEVRIDNKPVDPVDYLPSALLGQFEENDVPSIHPLGDNKIKATATYGYKYHPVLEIKRLHAGLDFQVASGSPVYATADGVVYVENRNGSYGEYIKLQHIDGFTTLYAHLSEIIVEAGEQLKKGDLLGYSGNTGLSSAPHLHYEIRLKGEALDPLYFLPEETIALSLHDAPQSFD, encoded by the coding sequence GTGAGCTATCTGACTGAATTCCTGTCGCATCCAGCGCTCCTGCATCTTGGCACCTGGCTGCTACATTTCACCTGGCAAGCCGGCCTGGTCGGGCTGCTGCTGTGGCTCGCTCAGCCGGTCCTCCACAAGCGCAGTGCGCGCGTCCGTTACACAACCTGCTGGTTTGCCCTCATATTGATGCTGGCTTTACCGACCCTTACACTCGTGTATCCATCAGCACTGACAACAGCCCCCATTGAGCCGGTAGCGTTGCCAGTAGCAGAGACATCAGCTGGAGCACATCCGTCCGCCTTGCCCATACTGCCAGAAGCAGCACGCCATGCGGATAATGCTTTTCGTATGCCAGCCCTACTTACGAGCCTGTATCAACTGCGCCCCTATTTCGTCATTTTGTGGCTTTTAGGGGTTTGTGTGTACGCCGGAACGTTCCAGCGCGGACTTGCACGTACCCATCTCCTGAAACATACGGGCACCCCTTGCCGGGAAGATACCATTGCTCGCATGATGCGGCGCATTGCAGACCAAATGGGGATCCTCCAGCGTGTGGTTGTTCGGATCACAGATCACATTGACCAGCCCGTCCTTATTGGCTGGATCAAACCTGTCATTCTACTACCGGCCGGCATGCTTACGGGGCTTGCACCACAGCAAGTTGAGGCCATCCTCACCCACGAACTTGCACACATCAAACGGCACGACTATGCCCTCTCCGTGCTCCAATCTGTTTTTGAGACCTTGTTCTTTTTTCACCCGGCTGTCTGGTGGGTATCACACCGGATCACCATCGAACGAGAATTCTGCTGCGACGACCTCGCCGTCGAAACTATGGGCAGCAAAGCAACCTATTTACGAGCACTTGTCACCCTGGAAACGCTGCGTACAACTGGACTCGCTGCCTCTCCTGCCCTATCCATGCACGACGGCTCGCTGCTATCACGTGTCAGGCGCCTCACAACAAGTGCCGTATCTGACCCTTCCCCAATCACCAGATCTCGAATCACCCTTATGTTTATGCTCATGTTTTTGTTGATTGCCTCCTTCGTAGGCAACACCTCATCTGCTGACCACACAACCCCAGCGCTGTTACCATCAACACCAGCATTAATCGACGCTGTTGTATCGAATGATTCTATTCCATCACTGCACCCACTTAAATCAAAGGTAAAGGTCACATCCGGCTTTGGTATGCGGTACCACCCCGTCCTCAAAATTCGCCGTATGCATGCTGGGGTTGATTTTCTGGCACGCATGGGCTCAGATGTCTATGCCACTGCTGCCGGGACCATCAAAGAAGTTGCAGAAAATAACGGGAGAGGCAAATTCATCGTCATCGAGCACGCCAATGGCTATTTGACAAGCTACTCTAACCTGTCTTTGCAAAGCGTAAAAGCCGGCGAATCCATCAAAAAAGGGCAAAAAATTGGCGAGTCAGGTAACAGTGGACTTTCAACAGGCCCACATCTCCACTATGAAGTCAGGATTGACAATAAGCCCGTGGACCCAGTTGACTATTTGCCATCAGCGCTGCTGGGACAATTTGAAGAAAATGACGTGCCTTCAATACACCCGCTTGGCGACAACAAAATCAAGGCCACTGCAACGTATGGTTACAAGTACCACCCTGTGTTAGAGATAAAGCGCCTGCATGCCGGTCTTGATTTTCAGGTAGCATCCGGATCGCCAGTTTATGCAACCGCTGATGGCGTTGTTTATGTTGAAAACAGAAATGGCAGCTACGGCGAGTATATAAAGTTACAGCACATAGATGGGTTTACAACGCTGTATGCCCACCTTTCTGAGATTATCGTCGAAGCCGGCGAGCAACTCAAAAAGGGTGACCTGCTTGGCTATTCGGGAAATACCGGCCTGTCTTCGGCTCCCCACCTTCACTATGAAATTCGCCTAAAAGGTGAAGCACTGGATCCACTCTATTTTCTACCGGAGGAGACTATCGCTTTGAGCCTGCATGATGCTCCGCAGTCATTCGATTAG
- a CDS encoding BlaI/MecI/CopY family transcriptional regulator → MSNAALPKPTGAELTILNVLWARGPSTVKEVHASLPEPKTGYTTVLKLLQIMLEKGLVSRDSTARAHVYTSAYQAEAVQDQLVSNLLSDAFQGSAKNLILRALAVKPSSAEELAEIRKLIDKLENES, encoded by the coding sequence GTGTCAAACGCAGCACTCCCCAAACCCACGGGCGCCGAACTCACCATTTTAAATGTACTTTGGGCGCGCGGCCCATCTACGGTAAAAGAAGTACACGCTTCCCTTCCCGAGCCGAAAACAGGTTATACAACCGTATTGAAGTTACTCCAGATCATGCTGGAGAAGGGGTTGGTAAGCCGCGACAGCACAGCCCGCGCGCATGTCTACACATCAGCATACCAGGCCGAAGCGGTGCAGGACCAGCTGGTGTCGAACTTGCTCAGCGATGCTTTTCAGGGCTCCGCTAAAAACCTCATCCTGCGCGCGCTTGCAGTAAAGCCCAGCTCAGCTGAAGAACTGGCCGAAATCCGCAAACTGATAGACAAGCTGGAGAACGAATCGTGA
- a CDS encoding two-component regulator propeller domain-containing protein — MINRRRTFSPMSVFRWQTFLILFLIASPVQAQEDWTSHTSLRQVVDLTASEDAIWTATSGGVFRYGVATGEISRFTTTEGLFGLNIRAIEYDAVNQSVWVGYQDGILDRIDVETGTVRPFLDIQRASQFPMRDIRRMRITGDTLVVATGFGIVLFDVTAGEVLETYLGFGTGQSATAVNDFTITTIPDGINRLWVATDEAVASAPLSLPNLQDPSVWTPETLGAGTPGIQSIAGFGNTLYAGTESGVYARNAADDYSRMAVTTGQVDVLFPLADQLLGLETDRLLSIASPDAARTIGSAGLRTLRNITLGPDGNLWAGDNTEGLIAIAPIATTTSSIAFAREPFFPSGPFDGQFTGLTFDSANNLWLGGIPGSDRGFYKFDTENNWTTYSKRFFPALVGKPTSFLTVHTDSQGNAWVGSVGGGLVQVDDEEALTFYSAANSTLDEAVAAPGTGFTIVRGISSEPDGTLWVANTGAARPLHARLLDGSWTSFASAAGPAITYERIFVDSFRQKWIVTVSLNNLQRREGLVVLNTGSSLEDTSDDAFRYFSDSGSNGQGLPGTIINGIAEDKSGRVWLATDEGLAYFVNTGIVAQDPNAIAIWPLRAERQAGESQFLFFGLKINDVAVDPANNLWVATDAGVWLVEEAELGFRDIANFTAENSPLLSNVVLSVAVNDVTGEVFFSTDLGLISLQGDATAAVENQQDLFVYPNPVKIEGGRDPEIFIEGLLDETDVSILTAAGTLVTSIEARGGRIRWNGRDRNDQPVPSGMYIVVAVDQNGEGASYGKVAIIR; from the coding sequence GCCTCACCAGTACAGGCACAAGAGGACTGGACTTCCCATACCTCCCTTCGACAGGTTGTCGACCTTACAGCTTCTGAAGATGCCATCTGGACAGCTACGTCTGGCGGTGTTTTTCGCTATGGTGTGGCCACTGGAGAAATCAGCCGATTCACAACTACGGAAGGCCTCTTTGGGCTCAACATCCGGGCAATTGAATACGATGCGGTCAACCAGTCGGTTTGGGTCGGCTACCAGGATGGCATTCTCGACCGGATAGATGTGGAAACAGGTACCGTACGTCCCTTCCTGGATATTCAGCGCGCATCACAGTTTCCCATGCGGGATATTCGACGCATGCGCATCACTGGCGACACGCTGGTTGTGGCAACGGGATTTGGTATTGTGTTGTTTGATGTAACTGCCGGCGAAGTTCTGGAAACGTATTTGGGGTTTGGTACAGGGCAATCTGCTACTGCCGTTAACGATTTCACCATCACAACCATACCGGATGGCATAAACCGGCTTTGGGTTGCTACAGATGAAGCGGTAGCCTCAGCACCACTCAGCCTGCCTAACCTGCAAGATCCTTCGGTTTGGACGCCAGAAACCCTCGGCGCCGGCACCCCCGGCATTCAAAGCATTGCCGGCTTTGGCAATACGCTTTATGCAGGCACAGAAAGCGGCGTTTATGCCCGTAATGCAGCCGACGACTATTCGCGCATGGCTGTCACCACCGGACAAGTAGACGTCTTATTTCCGCTCGCTGACCAATTGCTTGGCCTGGAGACCGATCGCCTGCTTTCTATTGCATCACCTGATGCAGCCCGCACCATTGGTAGCGCAGGGTTGCGCACCTTACGCAACATTACATTGGGCCCCGACGGTAACCTGTGGGCCGGCGATAATACAGAAGGGCTCATCGCTATTGCTCCAATCGCCACAACCACTTCCAGCATCGCCTTTGCCCGCGAGCCCTTTTTCCCAAGTGGTCCGTTTGACGGACAGTTTACCGGCCTCACGTTCGACAGTGCAAACAACCTGTGGCTTGGTGGCATACCAGGTTCAGACCGCGGGTTTTACAAATTTGATACGGAGAACAACTGGACAACGTATTCCAAACGCTTCTTCCCTGCACTCGTCGGTAAACCAACCTCTTTCCTTACCGTCCATACCGATAGCCAGGGCAATGCCTGGGTAGGTTCTGTTGGCGGAGGTCTGGTACAGGTTGACGATGAAGAAGCCCTCACCTTTTATAGTGCCGCAAATTCTACGCTCGACGAGGCCGTTGCTGCACCTGGCACCGGTTTCACCATTGTACGCGGCATCTCAAGTGAGCCAGATGGCACCCTCTGGGTGGCCAACACTGGTGCAGCACGCCCATTGCATGCCCGCCTGCTCGATGGATCGTGGACATCTTTTGCCTCAGCTGCCGGGCCGGCAATTACTTATGAGCGCATTTTTGTAGACAGCTTCCGCCAGAAGTGGATTGTGACTGTAAGCCTGAATAACCTCCAACGCCGCGAAGGCCTGGTTGTATTGAACACGGGCAGTTCACTCGAAGATACATCGGATGATGCGTTTAGGTATTTCTCTGATAGCGGTAGCAATGGGCAAGGGCTCCCAGGCACTATCATCAATGGCATCGCAGAGGACAAATCTGGCCGCGTTTGGTTGGCAACAGATGAAGGGCTCGCCTACTTTGTCAACACCGGCATCGTTGCGCAAGACCCCAACGCCATAGCCATCTGGCCATTGCGCGCAGAACGACAGGCCGGTGAAAGCCAATTCTTGTTCTTCGGGCTAAAAATTAATGACGTTGCTGTTGACCCGGCCAACAACCTGTGGGTAGCAACCGATGCCGGCGTCTGGCTTGTTGAAGAGGCTGAACTCGGCTTCCGCGATATCGCCAACTTCACGGCTGAAAACAGTCCCCTGCTCTCCAATGTGGTGCTGTCGGTTGCTGTCAATGATGTGACAGGAGAAGTATTTTTCTCAACAGATCTTGGCCTGATCAGCCTGCAAGGCGACGCCACCGCAGCTGTGGAAAACCAGCAAGACCTGTTTGTCTACCCCAATCCCGTAAAAATCGAAGGCGGACGCGACCCCGAGATCTTTATTGAAGGCTTGCTCGACGAAACCGATGTGAGCATCCTGACCGCCGCCGGCACGCTTGTCACAAGCATCGAAGCCCGTGGCGGCCGCATCCGTTGGAACGGCCGCGATCGTAACGATCAACCTGTCCCCTCTGGCATGTACATCGTCGTTGCCGTAGACCAAAATGGCGAAGGCGCGTCGTACGGAAAAGTGGCCATTATACGCTAA